One genomic segment of Ascaphus truei isolate aAscTru1 chromosome 23, aAscTru1.hap1, whole genome shotgun sequence includes these proteins:
- the LOC142473001 gene encoding uncharacterized protein LOC142473001, with amino-acid sequence MQRIMQSHLQSLADRADENPERSAGGETEEAECGAEWGARSAGGETEEPEWGAPSAGGETEEPECGAEWGARSAGGETEEPECGAEWGARSAGGETEEPECGAEWGARSAGGETEEAEWGARSAGGETECGAEWGARSAGGETEEPECGAEECRARSTGGETEELECGAEECRARSTGGETEEPECGAEECRARSTGGETEEPECGAEECRARSTGGETEEPECGAEECRARSDAGDEGPAVGSLETLLQRPLLEERSEVMRQEGETHPDPVCESLAVVVAQP; translated from the exons ATGCAGCGGATCATGCAGTCTCACCTGCAGTCACTGGCAGACCGTGCTGATGAAAACCCGGAGCGGAGCGCTGGGGGTGAGACGGAGGAGGCGGAGTGCGGAGCGGAGTGGGGAGCGCGGAGCGCTGGGGGTGAGACGGAGGAGCCGGAGTGGGGAGCGCCGAGCGCTGGGGGTGAGACGGAGGAGCCGGAGTGCGGAGCGGAGTGGGGAGCGCGGAGCGCAGGGGGTGAGACGGAGGAGCCGGAGTGCGGAGCGGAGTGGGGAGCGCGGAGCGCAGGGGGTGAGACGGAGGAGCCGGAGTGCGGAGCGGAGTGGGGAGCGCGGAGCGCTGGGGGTGAGACGGAGGAGGCGGAGTGGGGAGCGCGGAGCGCTGGGGGTGAGACGGAGTGCGGAGCGGAGTGGGGAGCGCGGAGCGCTGGGGGTGAGACGGAGGAGCCGGAGTGCGGAGCGGAGGAGTGCAGAGCGCGGAGCACTGGGGGTGAGACGGAGGAGCTGGAGTGCGGAGCGGAGGAGTGCAGAGCGCGGAGCACTGGGGGTGAGACGGAGGAGCCGGAGTGCGGAGCGGAGGAGTGCAGAGCGCGGAGCACTGGGGGTGAGACGGAGGAGCCGGAGTGCGGAGCGGAGGAGTGCAGAGCGCGGAGCACTGGGGGTGAGACGGAGGAGCCGGAGTGCGGAGCGGAGGAGTGCAGAGCGCGGAGCGATGCAG GAGATGAGGGTCCCGCCGTCGGCAGCCTGGAGACACTCCTGCAAAGACCCCTGTTGGAGGAGAGGTCAGAGGTCATGAGGCAAGAAGGAGAAACGCACCCTG atccagtgtgtgagagtctggcTGTCGTTGTGGCACAGCCGtga